The Solanum lycopersicum chromosome 2, SLM_r2.1 DNA window AATTAGACATTTATCACTAACATATCTTCTCCATTTCCTCATCCTCGTTCTCACTCCAACAGTTATTAAGGATTGACCTGGGGGATCCGCAGCTACCACCGCTGCTGAATGTGAGGTACGTAAGCGATCCTCCCTTACCAAGCATTTCAGTGGTCTTTTCTCCAGAGACATATCCGATGATATCCAGGCCAGACTCGGTGTAAAGTTCCTTCCCGAGAATGTCACAGTGTAATGCCACGGAGAACTCTGCAGGTCCAAAGCAGGACAACACCCTCTCGATCATTGCAGACAAGTCAACAGCTCTGAAATCGTAACCCACTGCTTCAAAACTTGCATAGCTGAATCCATCCTCGGGGGTTATGTGAATTGTGGAGATTGCGGAGCCTTCAACAGCATTCATAGAGTAACCACAGGGGTCAAAGTCGAAATCACATATGTTTGATTCTGGAAGAATCTTCCGAATGCCTGAAACTTCAGTCATCTCAGCAGCAGTGCTAGATTGAGTCTTGAAAAACACGGATGCCTTTTTCTTGTCCAAGTTAGTCATGCACATCTCCAGAGTATAAACTGGATTCACATTATTGGCATCGGCAGGTTCAGCTGAAGCAGAATAGACATGCCAGTTCTGTTGTTTATCAGCATTGCCCATCACATATGAATTGCTGCCTGCACCAAGCTTGCCGAAATATGTGTCAAGTACAGCCACTTCTTCGGAGAAGTGGCGATGTGGGAATGGCTGAGCTCCAGGAAAGATGAAACTACCGCGTGTGTACCTCACAGACTTCACTTTCAGGTTAAGTGAGTCAGCTAACTTAAGAATGGGTGGGATCGAGAGCAGCAGTTTTGTGGTGCCACAAGTTTTGATTATGATCTTGTAAGCGTAGACAAAAAGGCTGGACTCTGAAAGGACATAA harbors:
- the LOC101260400 gene encoding S-adenosylmethionine decarboxylase 2 isoform X1, coding for MELPVSAIGFEGYEKRLEICFFELGNSYGPGCGLRSLSKDQLDEILTPAACTIVSSLANDEVDSYVLSESSLFVYAYKIIIKTCGTTKLLLSIPPILKLADSLNLKVKSVRYTRGSFIFPGAQPFPHRHFSEEVAVLDTYFGKLGAGSNSYVMGNADKQQNWHVYSASAEPADANNVNPVYTLEMCMTNLDKKKASVFFKTQSSTAAEMTEVSGIRKILPESNICDFDFDPCGYSMNAVEGSAISTIHITPEDGFSYASFEAVGYDFRAVDLSAMIERVLSCFGPAEFSVALHCDILGKELYTESGLDIIGYVSGEKTTEMLGKGGSLTYLTFSSGGSCGSPRSILNNCWSENEDEEMEKIC